One genomic window of Haloferax mediterranei ATCC 33500 includes the following:
- a CDS encoding multicopper oxidase domain-containing protein: MRKYVGAPGSTMSRREFLAATGGAGIFGLAGCTAPTNEDSNAAVGTDDTTTAATDNSALPYTSPPEVVQVDDQGGKVTLKSAPARHAVHPGESMGGPVELPQVWAFSADDGDPSVPGPILRTTEGNDMEVTLDNTDGMRPHTVHFHGAQKAWKDDGVPTTTGIRVDPGEKHTYTIPANVPGTHLYHCHYQTHRHIEMGMYGIFRVDPKGYEPADKEYFMTVRDWDSRLPRQMAGEDVSYDPRNRKPDVFTVNGKSAPRTLHPEDGSPIIVEHGDKVRLHYVNAGYMSHPMHIHNHRFQLVEKDGGVIPEAARYEEDVTNIAPAERHTIEFTADSEPGIYLMHCHKVNHVMNGDFYPGGMLGGVVYKEAMKSDIFSQLMDYAGYEPQ, translated from the coding sequence ATGAGAAAATACGTCGGTGCACCCGGTTCGACGATGTCGCGTCGCGAGTTCCTCGCTGCGACCGGCGGGGCAGGTATCTTTGGTCTCGCTGGCTGTACTGCGCCCACGAACGAAGATTCGAATGCAGCAGTCGGTACCGATGATACAACGACGGCGGCAACTGACAACTCGGCGCTGCCGTACACCAGCCCGCCCGAGGTGGTTCAGGTTGACGACCAGGGCGGCAAAGTGACGCTCAAGAGCGCACCAGCACGCCACGCCGTCCACCCCGGCGAGTCGATGGGCGGCCCTGTCGAGTTACCGCAGGTGTGGGCATTCAGTGCTGACGACGGTGACCCGAGCGTTCCCGGTCCGATTCTCCGGACGACCGAGGGCAACGACATGGAAGTGACGCTCGATAACACCGACGGGATGCGCCCTCACACGGTCCACTTCCACGGTGCGCAAAAGGCGTGGAAGGACGACGGCGTACCGACGACGACGGGTATCCGCGTCGACCCGGGCGAGAAACACACCTACACCATCCCGGCGAACGTTCCCGGCACCCACCTCTATCACTGCCACTACCAGACCCATCGCCACATCGAGATGGGGATGTACGGTATCTTCCGTGTCGACCCGAAGGGCTACGAACCGGCCGACAAGGAGTACTTCATGACGGTTAGAGACTGGGATTCGCGGCTTCCCCGGCAGATGGCTGGCGAGGACGTGAGCTACGACCCGCGTAACCGCAAGCCCGACGTGTTCACCGTCAACGGGAAGAGCGCCCCGCGGACGCTCCACCCCGAAGATGGCTCACCGATTATCGTCGAACACGGCGACAAAGTCCGGCTTCACTACGTCAACGCGGGCTACATGAGCCACCCGATGCACATCCACAACCACCGCTTCCAACTCGTCGAGAAGGATGGTGGGGTCATCCCCGAGGCCGCGCGCTACGAGGAAGACGTGACGAATATCGCACCTGCGGAGCGCCATACTATCGAGTTCACTGCCGACTCAGAGCCGGGTATCTACCTGATGCACTGCCACAAGGTGAACCACGTGATGAACGGGGACTTCTACCCCGGCGGCATGCTCGGCGGCGTCGTCTACAAGGAAGCGATGAAGAGCGATATCTTCTCGCAACTGATGGACTACGCGGGCTACGAACCGCAATAA
- a CDS encoding winged helix-turn-helix domain-containing protein → MSTNPLSDALEPDFQTVFDALTSQQCRTVLRHLDSPMTASEIADTCNLPRSTVYRKLEQMVDAGLLDKRGDKREAAQYALGFDEVVVTHTSGELDLSVSSPSRSASDQLSQLWSEVRKETGQRE, encoded by the coding sequence ATGTCTACGAACCCTCTCTCTGACGCGCTCGAACCGGATTTTCAGACCGTGTTCGACGCGCTCACGAGTCAGCAGTGTCGGACAGTCCTCAGACACCTCGACAGTCCGATGACCGCCAGCGAAATCGCGGATACCTGTAACCTTCCCCGGTCGACAGTGTACCGGAAACTCGAACAGATGGTCGACGCCGGGTTACTCGATAAGCGCGGCGACAAACGGGAGGCCGCGCAGTACGCACTCGGGTTCGACGAAGTGGTTGTGACACATACTTCGGGCGAACTCGACCTGTCAGTCTCTTCGCCGTCGCGGTCGGCGTCAGACCAGCTCTCACAACTCTGGTCGGAAGTCAGGAAGGAGACGGGACAGCGGGAGTAG
- a CDS encoding helix-turn-helix domain-containing protein — MPRATLSLSLPDVVWVSDLSSRYPDAEFTVLAAMPAEETGVGLVEIHADDIEPIVTTIDEYDSVVSVTILEAQPDQALVQFETTEPLLILTLSEVGIPLELPITIVDSEVIVEVTAPRESLSELGKQLTQFGIPFDLVSIHQSVSTESLLTDDQYDLLETAVSEGYYDTPRTCTLTALADTVGLAKSTTSEKLHRAEGKVMKAFLTRDDITLD, encoded by the coding sequence ATGCCCAGGGCAACACTTTCTCTCAGTCTCCCCGACGTGGTTTGGGTCTCCGACCTCTCCAGTCGGTACCCCGACGCCGAGTTCACCGTCCTCGCAGCCATGCCCGCCGAAGAGACGGGTGTCGGACTCGTCGAGATACACGCGGACGATATCGAGCCAATCGTTACGACAATCGACGAGTACGACTCGGTCGTCTCGGTGACGATTCTCGAAGCGCAACCCGACCAAGCGTTGGTCCAGTTCGAGACGACCGAGCCGTTGTTGATTCTCACCTTGAGTGAGGTCGGCATCCCGCTCGAACTCCCGATTACGATTGTCGATAGCGAGGTTATCGTCGAGGTTACGGCACCCCGAGAGAGCCTCTCGGAGTTAGGAAAACAGCTTACCCAGTTCGGTATCCCGTTCGACCTCGTCTCGATTCACCAGTCGGTCAGCACGGAGTCGCTTCTCACCGACGACCAGTACGACCTCCTCGAAACGGCAGTCTCGGAGGGGTACTACGACACGCCGCGTACGTGTACACTCACAGCACTGGCCGACACCGTGGGTCTGGCGAAGTCGACGACGAGCGAAAAACTCCACCGTGCCGAGGGAAAAGTCATGAAAGCGTTCCTCACGCGGGACGACATCACGTTAGATTGA
- a CDS encoding halocyanin domain-containing protein, producing the protein MTTNDSTNPTLGRRNVLRLFGGAVVTGSALGSVAETAQAQASGANLDSWFEKTSNYDGIVDKTGSSSVTVTVGSQANNGAFGFGPAAVRVDPGTTVVWEWTGKGGVHDVTADDGSFGSELVGDAGHTFEHTFDSEGVYKYVCSPHAALGMKGAIVVGNAAAGSAATTQSSEETEQEETEETAEQSSGEDVDLNTWFENTSNFDGVEGQTGLKRVTVEVGTQANDGAFGFGPAAIRVSKGTTVVWKWTGNGGSHNVAATDGSFKSELVSDSGHTFEHTFDETGTYRYACTPHETLGMKGAVVVSDDEGGSNAQVAEPFDDPETERLGGLALAGTFGAAITSPALFGAFLWFKDRGNDGESYPKQKSE; encoded by the coding sequence ATGACGACAAACGACTCCACAAACCCGACGCTCGGACGACGAAACGTACTACGATTATTTGGCGGCGCTGTCGTCACCGGGTCCGCACTGGGGAGCGTCGCGGAGACCGCGCAAGCGCAGGCGAGCGGTGCCAACCTCGACAGTTGGTTCGAGAAGACCTCGAACTACGACGGCATCGTCGACAAGACCGGGTCGTCGTCGGTGACGGTCACTGTCGGGTCGCAGGCGAACAACGGCGCATTCGGGTTTGGCCCCGCGGCAGTTCGCGTCGACCCCGGCACGACCGTCGTCTGGGAGTGGACCGGGAAAGGCGGCGTTCACGACGTGACGGCCGACGACGGCTCGTTCGGGAGTGAACTCGTCGGCGATGCGGGCCACACGTTCGAACACACCTTCGACAGCGAGGGCGTCTACAAGTACGTCTGTTCTCCCCACGCAGCCTTGGGGATGAAAGGGGCAATCGTCGTCGGCAACGCCGCGGCAGGGTCGGCCGCGACGACGCAGTCGAGCGAAGAGACGGAGCAGGAGGAAACTGAAGAGACTGCCGAGCAATCCAGCGGAGAGGACGTCGACCTCAACACATGGTTCGAAAACACGTCGAACTTCGACGGCGTCGAAGGTCAGACCGGACTGAAGCGGGTGACGGTCGAAGTCGGGACCCAAGCGAACGACGGGGCATTTGGCTTTGGGCCGGCGGCGATTCGCGTCTCCAAGGGGACGACCGTCGTCTGGAAGTGGACCGGCAACGGCGGGTCCCACAACGTCGCGGCGACGGACGGGAGCTTCAAATCCGAACTGGTCAGCGACAGCGGGCACACGTTCGAACACACCTTCGACGAGACGGGGACGTACAGATACGCGTGTACGCCGCACGAGACGCTCGGTATGAAGGGCGCAGTCGTCGTGAGCGACGACGAAGGCGGTTCCAACGCGCAGGTCGCCGAACCGTTCGACGACCCGGAGACGGAGCGACTCGGTGGACTGGCACTGGCCGGAACGTTCGGTGCCGCAATCACCTCGCCGGCGCTCTTCGGCGCGTTCCTCTGGTTCAAGGACCGCGGCAACGACGGTGAGTCGTACCCGAAGCAAAAATCAGAGTAA
- a CDS encoding CGCGG family putative rSAM-modified RiPP protein, with protein sequence MSSPDEHGESSGKATDAGHDHDEPDPVTERRHDNSWSANLEKPQHAADRDLVVEQALDAIEHTVPGNHVNLVTHGDHGHPRTYLYDALSQHCDTAIEFEYIQQCGCGGHVTRVYVA encoded by the coding sequence ATGAGCTCCCCAGATGAACACGGAGAGAGCAGCGGGAAAGCAACCGACGCGGGCCACGACCACGACGAACCGGACCCGGTAACGGAGCGGCGACACGACAACTCGTGGTCGGCGAACCTCGAAAAACCGCAGCACGCCGCCGACCGCGACCTCGTCGTCGAGCAGGCACTCGATGCAATCGAACACACGGTTCCCGGCAACCACGTCAACCTCGTCACACACGGCGACCACGGCCACCCCCGGACGTACCTCTACGACGCGCTCTCACAGCACTGTGACACAGCAATCGAGTTCGAGTACATCCAACAGTGCGGTTGCGGTGGACACGTCACCCGTGTCTACGTTGCCTAA